One stretch of Halichoerus grypus chromosome 10, mHalGry1.hap1.1, whole genome shotgun sequence DNA includes these proteins:
- the SRSF7 gene encoding serine/arginine-rich splicing factor 7 isoform X3, with product MSRYGRYGGETKVYVGNLGTGAGKGELERAFSYYGPLRTVWIARNPPGFAFVEFEDPRDAEDAVRGLDGKVICGSRVRVELSTGMPRRSRFDRPPARRPFDPNDRCYECGEKGHYAYDCHRYSRRRRSRSRSRSHSRSRGRRYSRSRSRSRGRRSRSASPRRSRSVSLRRSRSASLRRSRSGSIKGSRYFQSRSRSRSRSRSLSRPRSSRSPSGSPRRSASPERVD from the exons ATGTCGCGTTACGGGCGGTATGGAGGAG AAACCAAGGTGTATGTTGGTAATCTGGGAACCGGTGCCGGCAAAGGAGAGTTAGAAAGGGCTTTCAGTTATTATGGTCCCTTAAGAACTGTGTGGATTGCGAGAAATCCTCCAGGATTTGCCTTTGTGGAATTTGAAGATCCTAGAGATGCAGAAGATGCAGTGCGAGGCCTGGATGGGAA GGTGATTTGTGGTTCCCGAGTGAGAGTTGAATTATCAACAGGCATGCCTCGGAGATCTCGTTTTGATAGACCACCCGCCCGACGTCCCTTTGATCCCAATGATAGATGCTATGAGTGTGGCGAAAAGGGACATTATGCTTATGATTGTCATCGTTATAGCCGGCGGCGGCGAAGcag gtcACGGTCTAGATCACATTCGAGGTCCAGGGGTAGGCGATACTCTCGCTCAcgaagcaggagcaggggaaggag ATCAAGATCAGCATCTCCACGACGATCAAGATCAGTGTCTCTTCGTAGATCAAGATCAGCTTCACTCAGACGATCTAGGTCTGGTTCTATAAAAGGATCGAGGTATTTCCA atcACGGTCGAGGTCAAGATCAAGATCCAGGTCTCTCTCACGACCACGAAGCAG tcgtTCCCCATCAGGAAGTCCGCGAAGAAGTGCAAGTCCTGAAAGAGTGGACTGA
- the SRSF7 gene encoding serine/arginine-rich splicing factor 7 isoform X2 → MSRYGRYGGETKVYVGNLGTGAGKGELERAFSYYGPLRTVWIARNPPGFAFVEFEDPRDAEDAVRGLDGKVICGSRVRVELSTGMPRRSRFDRPPARRPFDPNDRCYECGEKGHYAYDCHRYSRRRRSRSRSRSHSRSRGRRYSRSRSRSRGRRSRSASPRRSRSVSLRRSRSASLRRSRSGSIKGSRSRSRSRSRSRSLSRPRSSRSKSRSPSPKRSRSPSGSPRRSASPERVD, encoded by the exons ATGTCGCGTTACGGGCGGTATGGAGGAG AAACCAAGGTGTATGTTGGTAATCTGGGAACCGGTGCCGGCAAAGGAGAGTTAGAAAGGGCTTTCAGTTATTATGGTCCCTTAAGAACTGTGTGGATTGCGAGAAATCCTCCAGGATTTGCCTTTGTGGAATTTGAAGATCCTAGAGATGCAGAAGATGCAGTGCGAGGCCTGGATGGGAA GGTGATTTGTGGTTCCCGAGTGAGAGTTGAATTATCAACAGGCATGCCTCGGAGATCTCGTTTTGATAGACCACCCGCCCGACGTCCCTTTGATCCCAATGATAGATGCTATGAGTGTGGCGAAAAGGGACATTATGCTTATGATTGTCATCGTTATAGCCGGCGGCGGCGAAGcag gtcACGGTCTAGATCACATTCGAGGTCCAGGGGTAGGCGATACTCTCGCTCAcgaagcaggagcaggggaaggag ATCAAGATCAGCATCTCCACGACGATCAAGATCAGTGTCTCTTCGTAGATCAAGATCAGCTTCACTCAGACGATCTAGGTCTGGTTCTATAAAAGGATCGAG atcACGGTCGAGGTCAAGATCAAGATCCAGGTCTCTCTCACGACCACGAAGCAG CCGATCAAAGTCCAGATCTCCATCTCCAAAAAGAAG tcgtTCCCCATCAGGAAGTCCGCGAAGAAGTGCAAGTCCTGAAAGAGTGGACTGA
- the SRSF7 gene encoding serine/arginine-rich splicing factor 7 isoform X1: MSRYGRYGGETKVYVGNLGTGAGKGELERAFSYYGPLRTVWIARNPPGFAFVEFEDPRDAEDAVRGLDGKVICGSRVRVELSTGMPRRSRFDRPPARRPFDPNDRCYECGEKGHYAYDCHRYSRRRRSRSRSRSHSRSRGRRYSRSRSRSRGRRSRSASPRRSRSVSLRRSRSASLRRSRSGSIKGSRYFQSRSRSRSRSRSLSRPRSSRSKSRSPSPKRSRSPSGSPRRSASPERVD, translated from the exons ATGTCGCGTTACGGGCGGTATGGAGGAG AAACCAAGGTGTATGTTGGTAATCTGGGAACCGGTGCCGGCAAAGGAGAGTTAGAAAGGGCTTTCAGTTATTATGGTCCCTTAAGAACTGTGTGGATTGCGAGAAATCCTCCAGGATTTGCCTTTGTGGAATTTGAAGATCCTAGAGATGCAGAAGATGCAGTGCGAGGCCTGGATGGGAA GGTGATTTGTGGTTCCCGAGTGAGAGTTGAATTATCAACAGGCATGCCTCGGAGATCTCGTTTTGATAGACCACCCGCCCGACGTCCCTTTGATCCCAATGATAGATGCTATGAGTGTGGCGAAAAGGGACATTATGCTTATGATTGTCATCGTTATAGCCGGCGGCGGCGAAGcag gtcACGGTCTAGATCACATTCGAGGTCCAGGGGTAGGCGATACTCTCGCTCAcgaagcaggagcaggggaaggag ATCAAGATCAGCATCTCCACGACGATCAAGATCAGTGTCTCTTCGTAGATCAAGATCAGCTTCACTCAGACGATCTAGGTCTGGTTCTATAAAAGGATCGAGGTATTTCCA atcACGGTCGAGGTCAAGATCAAGATCCAGGTCTCTCTCACGACCACGAAGCAG CCGATCAAAGTCCAGATCTCCATCTCCAAAAAGAAG tcgtTCCCCATCAGGAAGTCCGCGAAGAAGTGCAAGTCCTGAAAGAGTGGACTGA
- the SRSF7 gene encoding serine/arginine-rich splicing factor 7 isoform X4 → MSRYGRYGGETKVYVGNLGTGAGKGELERAFSYYGPLRTVWIARNPPGFAFVEFEDPRDAEDAVRGLDGKVICGSRVRVELSTGMPRRSRFDRPPARRPFDPNDRCYECGEKGHYAYDCHRYSRRRRSRSRSRSHSRSRGRRYSRSRSRSRGRRSRSASPRRSRSVSLRRSRSASLRRSRSGSIKGSRSRSRSRSRSRSLSRPRSSRSPSGSPRRSASPERVD, encoded by the exons ATGTCGCGTTACGGGCGGTATGGAGGAG AAACCAAGGTGTATGTTGGTAATCTGGGAACCGGTGCCGGCAAAGGAGAGTTAGAAAGGGCTTTCAGTTATTATGGTCCCTTAAGAACTGTGTGGATTGCGAGAAATCCTCCAGGATTTGCCTTTGTGGAATTTGAAGATCCTAGAGATGCAGAAGATGCAGTGCGAGGCCTGGATGGGAA GGTGATTTGTGGTTCCCGAGTGAGAGTTGAATTATCAACAGGCATGCCTCGGAGATCTCGTTTTGATAGACCACCCGCCCGACGTCCCTTTGATCCCAATGATAGATGCTATGAGTGTGGCGAAAAGGGACATTATGCTTATGATTGTCATCGTTATAGCCGGCGGCGGCGAAGcag gtcACGGTCTAGATCACATTCGAGGTCCAGGGGTAGGCGATACTCTCGCTCAcgaagcaggagcaggggaaggag ATCAAGATCAGCATCTCCACGACGATCAAGATCAGTGTCTCTTCGTAGATCAAGATCAGCTTCACTCAGACGATCTAGGTCTGGTTCTATAAAAGGATCGAG atcACGGTCGAGGTCAAGATCAAGATCCAGGTCTCTCTCACGACCACGAAGCAG tcgtTCCCCATCAGGAAGTCCGCGAAGAAGTGCAAGTCCTGAAAGAGTGGACTGA